A stretch of the Lolium perenne isolate Kyuss_39 chromosome 3, Kyuss_2.0, whole genome shotgun sequence genome encodes the following:
- the LOC127340359 gene encoding uncharacterized protein, which translates to MARGGMASAATGPDVAPPVVEEESTDIGSTEGQKAPEVEEDIVEEGGLSEPLKERRSKAARDRAPPSDTDTRTGEVPSTEAVMRADGATESRHPPPSSLTFTELHTALGEAHVAEIKRLTALVEEAAQKNRKLIALGTEAQAKALAEAREGFVKESFYREAEFRAQQAEEARKRAKAEVAELTKVLEQKGRELEDVITEYKVKLEAATDARDSARGAAASLREEVAALKQQHAKELAAEKEASEGIVLAVQAEKTNFEAFVREMSRQILGTCDFVETATPRECLSTATARIIACAVEILAALRCTSPREDLHLRTMARALVSSIGGAQLSR; encoded by the exons atggctcgcgggggcatggcgagtgcggcgacgggtccggacgttgctccgcctgtggtggaggaggagtcgactgacattggatcgaccgaggggcagaaggcacccgaagttgaagaggacatcgtcgaggagggcggCCTGTCGGAGCCACTgaaagagcgccggtccaaggccgccagggaccGCGCCCCGCCCAGTGACACCGACACGCGGACGGGCGAGGTTCCGTCGACTGAGGCGGTGATGCGAGCGGACGGGGCGACCGAGTCGCGTCATCCGCCGCCGTCTTCATTGACCTTCactgagctccacacggcgcttggcgaGGCGCATGTG gcggagattaagcggctgaccgcgcttgtggaggaggcggcgcagaagaaccggaagctgattgccctgggca cagaggcgcaggcaaaggctcttgccgaggctcgggaagggttcgtcaaggagtccttctaccgtgaagccgagttccgggcgcagcaggccgaagaggcccggaaaagggcgaaagcggaggtggcggaattgacgaaggtcctggagcagaagggccgggagctggaggacgtcatcaccgaatacaaggtgaagctggaggccgcgactgatgcgcgggactctgcacgtggggctgccgcgtctctgcgggaggaggtggcggccttgaagcagcagcacgccaaagaacttgctgcggagaaggaggcgtccgagggcatcgtcctggcggtgcaggccgagaagaccaacttcgaggctttcgtcagggagatgtcgcggcagattcTTG gtacgtgcgacttcgtggagacggcgactccacgggaatgcctgtcgaccgcgaccgcgcgtatCATCGCCTGCGCGGTGGAGATACTAGCCGCGCTCCGGTGCACGAgcccgcgggag gacttgcatctgCGCACGATGGCGCGTGCTTTGGTTTCATCCATCGGCGGTGCACAGCtctcgaggtag